The Tubulanus polymorphus chromosome 3, tnTubPoly1.2, whole genome shotgun sequence nucleotide sequence TAGACTACACCTAGAAGAGTACAGTTGGGACCGGGATTTTTTTAACCTATCAGGCCTTAATAGGAACATAGTAGTCTTTTTGGTGGCCAACAAGTTCAAATCCCTGCAGGGGACAAATATTTCAGAGCCTTGCGATGCCACCAGGCTCAAATCATGAGGGAACAAATGTGAGGGAGGAATGTGGCAGTCTCACATCAAGTTCAAATCACTATCCAGCAAGAATGTGATTGTCTCACGATGCCATTATGTTCAGTTGTGCCTAGGCCTGTAGCCCTCCATATCAGGGTAGAGGCTTATTTTCATGCAAGTGGACATAGTTTGGTCCTGGGAGCAATTTTACAGTTTCTAGCTTATTTTGCGTGAAAATTTTACCTTTTTTTCGTACAATTTTTCCTCGAATTAAGCTGCAGAAATGACAAAAActatttttctaatgagtgAATCTTTTGAAATCTTTGTTCCTTTTATGCCCCATCCTCCTTCTGCAGGAATTGGAACCTGATCACGGCATCACTAGACTCAGCCAGGGCACatacccctgccacactagactggTTGCACAGGTTTACCacacgaaaacttgcggcaccaattaGACTGCTcattgtataatcgctgaggaaAATTTCAAGAGAAGAACTAAGGGAAAACCCGGGTTGAATAATACAGGATATTGATTGgttaataatgacatcacctAAGCTGCACTCGGTGTAGTGTGGCacggtttcgtaccgtggcaatgtCGATGACGTCAGATTCAATTCCCCACGGGGGACGGATGTTGAAGCCCGCACTGAATACAAGTTTAACTTAATGTGTTTTCTTGTACAAGCCAATATTTTACATTCACCAGGTTGACCAATTGCGAATACGACAAAATTGGATGTCCGTGGCGTGGGCCGTACCACGAATTGAAGCAACACGCTGAACAATGCACTCACCCGAAAAAAACTGGTGCCGAAATTATGGAATCATTGAACGTTCGAGATTTAAAACGAGCAGAAGAAATGAAAGTATATAATAAAATACACAGCATGTTATCGTATGAAAAGATCACATTTGTCGGTAAGATCATTGACGTCTATAGAGCGAGTGCCAAACTCAGATCAGTAATTCGACACATTTTATCATTCGTTCAATATCCAGACTTCACATGTCTTCACATGTTTCTAGATGTGGCTCCAAGCTAAAGATTGGTATCTGTTAGGAGAAAATGTAGACCCACCTTACTCTTGTAAATAGGTTGAAAACCAGGAACCGGTGGCACACCAAATTGCCAGgaggggttcgaacctgggtTTCTGATCATAACTgttcaactgtggaactatcCATCCAGAAATTACCAGAATACTTGCCCTGATCAAAGTCTATCAACTTGTCGATAATTACTCGCCTGCCAGAGGTACCCGTAATTCTTGCGGGTAAAACAGGATTGTTGACAAACTTGAAAAGTAGAAGGGCATTTCTTGAAACCTGCTCAAGCGATAGTAGTGGTAGCCTTGATGCTGCAATAATACATTCGATATGAGCCTATAAGTACCGGTAATGAAGTTTAGATcaattttaaataaaattgaactaggtttttaggcttccaaattcaaacttactcTTAGTGTATGGTttttgattcaaactttaaagCGTAAAAATAATTGAAGCAATGGTAACCAGGGTCCCTATGACTCtcgattccttaaaaactcctaaaAAACTGTCACAGGGATATTGAAAGTGAAGCAGACAATtcgttgaaatttgaaattacgGTATGTCCTTTGAAAGCTCCTTTTTCCAGGAATGACAGATCTGTGGGGAGTGGGACCCTGGTAACCAGCAAATCTGGCACATCCCCATGGaatccttgcttgccacagTCGTTACCTTCTCATTGACCCTCCTTGTCCTATCGCGCTATTTCAGATTTACAACTGCGACCTTACCGCACCGACGATTTCATAACGAAGCTGTTTTACGAGACGAGTCGATTTTCGGCGTTCAACTGGCAGTGGGTGATCAAAGCGCGCGTGAACGACGACATGAAAAATCCGGCGTTGTCGACGAAACGCTCGCTGACGTATCAGCTGATTTTGAAGAGCCGCGTCGCGAATCCGTTCGACGTGCACTACCTCATCGTTCAGGGACCGTACGGCGAAATGAACGTCATGCCGGCGATCTATAAAAGCCGGTTTTCGAACGAGAACTTCGAGTCGGATTACGAGCCGTTGCCGATCGGCGATTCACTTGAATGTAATAAGTTGCTAGCGGCGAAAACGATCAATTTACGTTTGATAATGTTCCAGATCCAAAGCTAGTTCATTCTTCGACCGTCACGATTGTTGCGAGATTCGTTGATTATTCGTGTTTTAAGATTTTTCTGAAACCGGTATATTTTATGTGACGGCAAGCCTTCAGTTGGAGTCTtcaaagaattttcaatttcaatattttactcGCCGCTAACCAATTCGGTTTTTTTCTAGCCGGGTCAAAGGctaaaataattttaaaattatatACTTAATCTTGATTACCGGACTTTCATAACCTATCTGTACTAGGATCATTGATATAGATGGCGCTGTCTTTATCGTAATATTCTTTCTTGTGGGAATCGACCAATGCAATAAGTACCGCTATTGCGCAGCCTGAAACCACCCACTTGAGAGATTCAATATTGTAGTGTGAAGTTTGATGAAAATCACTTTTCGAGTGTGGTGATGAAATGACTTATGTTTGGTGTTTGATGTCCATTTCttgattcattttcgattaaaaatgTCTGGGGGCTAGGTCTTGCCAATCATAGATATTGCAAGATCAAATGTCTGACGATAACGGGTCTAGGCAGTACAGTAGACGCCGCTCCAAAGTTGGATCTTTTAGGATCGTAAAAATGTCCGACTTGAGcaatatctgagttggatttctatgtatttcataagaaatattacaaaaaatatttcaacgacTCATATCATCTAAAAATTTACCAATTTACTGTGACACAGTGACTCAAGACTGATGTTAAGGTTTATTGAATGCGCCTATTTTTGGGCTTGTCTGAGTAAAACGTATAAGCCtacaaaaaattcataaagcaCTTTTATGAATTTGGTTATGACCCATTTCCTATGGTATATATTTGTAGATGTATATACGCTGTAAACTCTGCTTGCCTTGGATCTTGGGGACCAATAAATTTTGTGCAATGCAAGCGAATTCCAGGACACCAGTTACCCTAATTTCAGGACGGTCAGAATGGGAAATTGTATCGGCAATACATACAATAGATCCAAGGCAATTGGCTCTGTGGCAAGTGGGGTCTACTGTACAATTAGATTGTACTGttcatattcatttctttGATAAAACAGCTTATTGTTATCTACATACTTCAGGCGACTCTATCTTATCTTGCCAACATTTTCATATAGCTAATGAAAAAACTGGCAATTATTTGTATATAGGACCAATTCTAATGCAGGTATTCCCAGTTATTCGGAACTTTATCTCCATTCCTTTAATCTTTGATATCTTTCAGAGGGTGGCTGTCTAGACTTTAGGACCTCGTCTGAGACattcatgaatgaaaatagaCTAACGCTTAGACTTTTAATAACACTTTGCAATAATTTGGTGTGTGGTTCCTACAGTATAGGGAAAGAAAAGGAAACTTGGGACTTCAAAATATTATTCttctgttttgaaatatttgaattaatttgtgtCCAATCTCGAAAATATTTGGAAAACTCATTTCATACTTCACGTAGCATAGTTCTGCCATGGCAACTTTTtccagaaattttttttttgaaaatcacctttatcaaccagtcaacATTAAACTGATTTCTAGTTAGAATAATTAGGTTAAAATGTTGACATCCCTGTAGTTCTGGATAATAGTGTTGATAGATGAGTAATATGTATAAGACTTCGAGTCCATTTGTTAGTTCACTTTGAATTTAGAATGTCTCTGTGAAGTCCTGAAAACACGCGTGAAGTCTCAATGATAGAACATTGGAAGAATGGTGATACACAGTGTCAAATATCTGGGGTTCAGGTCCAGGCAGTGAAATGATATCTGTACCAACTTGCCTAGaactattttgttttgttataACTTATTGTTCATATTCTCAGATGGACAACGACCGCTTTAAGAGCTTTTTTCTGTGTACTATCACTGCAGGTTTATAACTGTAGTGCGAATGTATCCAATTCAGGTCACTTCTATAGTACGTGGTTGATTATCTAGTCTTTAGTAGGCGATGTTTTGTTAGTTGCGTTGATCGTAATGCATCCAATTAAATTCTATAGAAGTTTAGTAGATTAGTTCATATTACCATTGGTTTGTTTCTTATTGTTCGCAactatgtatgtattttacaCTAGTCACATAAATTTGTTTACTTGCCCTATTTTTAATGCTATTTTATCTGATGTGAAGGCTTTTAGACCTGGTTCTACAGTTGTCAGTTAAGTCAGGCACAGATCCAGGGGGTCATGCACAAAACCCACAAATCTTTTAGTTGTCCAATTTATTGCCTGATTATATGGAATCGTATCTCTTACATAAATTGGTAGAATAAAGTTTTCTAGTAATTGGAAATGTAGTAAAATGCAGCGCTCCACGAATATTCAAATACGATGCCTTAATTGCTAATGTGCCTCTGAATATGCTTTTTCAATGATCAAAAATGCCCTCTATAGCCGCCATCACTctgagacgatttggccctgGCCAAATTTGTATGGATCAGACCCGAGCCAAATTCGGCCCGCccctaattagagagtgcgTTTACGTGCaaatcactcactcgatactaaatgctcaaacaaagtgaagtgggtcatttccggtaccagttgcaattcaaacgcaatcatttgtctcgtgctagaatttggctcgggcctgatcTGATGTTTTttgtcgggccaaatttgattttggcACTCGTGTGAACAGTTTTCCTGGGCCAAAAACacttgtgtgatcgcggctgaTATGCCACAAGTCCTACATGTCAAAAGTAGGATCCGCCAATGTAAGTCATTGGTGAAGTTTGACTTTCAGTTTGGACCTGTATGCACCCTACTTACATCTTCAAACAAAATCTAGCTCGTGACATGTTCTtaaattgtggtgagtttcaaggtcattggtttctgtatattttcaccagggggcgttgaatagcgGAATCAAATATCATTACCATTTATTTTGACGTTggcatatttttgaaattatagcTCATTACGTGTTCATCTCAGGGACATTGCAGTTTCTGTATGCTTAATTCTGTGCCAGGGGTTGTTGAATTCGGTAATTGTCGGATTGTATAGCATTTCACCaaatgggcatggtgtcccttgACCCCTTGTAATCATAATACCagagtcaaacttaaccgagaagtgtagaactgggtcctttttttattgaaatcgaAAAAGCCTATATCTATTCTACTGTTTCTTTTATCTTAGTCGAATTTTTCGAATTGTTCgtgattttgtaaatttttgttcattgaaatattgaaattattttatgCGACCATTTATTTCTAAAGCGGCAGCCATTTgtacatatttttgattgccTCTGATTCACTTAGAAAGATTTTGTCAATTTCAAGTTGTGTTTTAATTATTCTTACCATGTACTTTAGTTGTTATACATTGAAATTCTCTATGAAATCGAATTAGATATCTTTGTCTTTTATTTATACAGTTAGACTTGtatcgaaaatgaatatttggtaAAGAGActtctttatgtattttactTTTATGCTGGTATCAATTTTCAGCCTGGAGCCACCCCTTCAGACATTCACCGTTTTTTTAATTCCAGATTTCGATAttcagtcaacccccgatataccgccctaccatataccgccacccccaggttttctcaatgtacatttCAATACAAAGTGATactaaaacacccccgatataccgccatactctctatacctcCAAAATCGTTCCGCAGCGACGTGGGCAGTATATCGGGGGCTGACTGTAGTGCCAAGATTAAATGATCCATGTCTGGAATCTTCTGTATCAAATGCTTTTTGATTGATTCTAATTGAATGTGTGTGTAAGATCATCATAAACTTTGAACCTGCCATATTTGTTGTGATTGTCTGATTGATAATTGGTGATTATACACAAGACTAGGTCAAAACCAACTTTGAGGACACCAGATCTATGACCAACAGCACCTGGTTTCTAGGGACTATCATCCGATTACCAAtatagaatttatcattaaactgattttaacaattttttcCTTCTTTAAGTACAGATCCGGGATATCGAATGATGAGTCAAATAAGTCTTACACATTTAAGACAAGGTTTTTGGTTTGTTATACAATGTTCCATGTCTATATTTAATTACGGGTTACTGGAATATAACTGGAATATTTCTAGATATTCTGACTATGGATGTAAACTCTAGATGCAAGAAGCAGTAGATAGCTCAAGACTGTATATGCGCGTCGAAACTTGTTGGAACATTTCAAGTAGAAAGATTCATCTTTTGTGTTTTGAGTGTTTTGCTTCGTGAGGCAAATTCCTACTTGGGTGTGATGAAAGTCCTCATCCAACTCGAGCAGAGATTTAGCATCGTACGTCTCTGCTACAGTTTATATGGCAGAAGTCTCCGAGGATGCTAGATCGAGGCCCAGCATGAGAGAGTACATTTcgaatgtatgaaatcttcccCAGTCTATTAAGACTGATCATGGACGTATGACAGGGTAAATTAGATTATACATCCATGGACTGATGAAAATTTTGTTAAAGCACCTCTAGGCAGTCTTAATAAAAGCATGTGTTAAtacgattgatagaacactatatccgtgttgacgcgatgtagagagaaacccacaattataacgaaaaagtccgaaaatgaaacttcgagatagtagtttatttcaacgtttcgactatatcctaatagtcatcttcaggaataatgaagatgctgaagatgactataagaatatagtcgaaacgttgaaataaactactatcttgaagtttcattttcggactttttcgttataattgtgggattctctctacatgtGTTAATACCTTTCCATAGGGGTGGATCCAAGAATTTTGAATAGGGGCCCAAAACATCCGATGCCTAATTGTATACACGTATATACTTGGTACACGACCTCAAGCCTCTTACTGGGGTTTGAAAAGTTTGCGCGGTATCTGTAACTTTCTTAAGCcaggttttgaaaatgttatcttgGCAAAAATAGGGGCCCGCTTAAGTgaaccacccccccccccctccctcGGATCCGCCCCAATAAAATTGTCCTGTGTCTGTATTATACGATGGTTCATTTTCGAAGCTAAAACGTATCCGAAAAAGTCTAGAACACACGATGCGAAATattagatacatgtatattcaaaattgaaaacgaTTTATGAATCCTGATTGAGTGTATGAATTCCCTGGATACTACGGCACGTTGTACAATGACACCAATCTGAATATTGATGTACCCAGTAAACTTACTCATGCGCGCGGACTGTAAATAGTTGACCGGATGACGAGTTGAGAATGTTTGAGTAAAACTCACTGGAATTGGGGcggtttaccgagatgaccGGTACCGAGCCGGGTGTCAACTTTATTTCGATTGTTAGTTAAGTTTGCCCGTCTACATACCCTGCCAATCCCTCACCCAAGGAGGAGTGCGAGGGCAGTTTttattatattgtatttcttcatttctttACTTAATAAAGAACTGTTTTTTTATCTATGAATACGAATTTTTCAGTTTGTGTATTAAGTCAATCTGTACCAGCAGACTTAAGTTTAATGGAATTAAAAGTATTTTTATGTTAATATCTGTTTTGGTGAATTGTCAGCATTTCTGGAAACCAGGGCATATTCATCCTTGTTAGTTTtaccagggaggtgggagtgaactcccacctccctggtttTACCAATGGAAGAcactttttcaaattcatttgtcATCCGTCTGAGTGCTGATACTCTCAATACTGTGCCCCTAGATTTAAGTTCAACCCCCTGACCTATGGTCATCCAACCCGAGCTCCCATCCGATGGAGTCCTGAAGCACGGAAGTTCCTACCCCCTCTGATTGGGGATCCTCAGCCTTCCCTGGAGTCTCAAACTGTATCATATATATTATGATAACCCTGATGGATACTAACTTTGAATTGGAACAATGAAGCCTAAAGATGCCAGTTTGAAGGGTCTTGAAAGTCGATCTACACTAAATGTTACAAAAACAGTTATATAAAAATACTTTACAAACAGCATTACTTTAGCCAAAATAGCTACCTTAACGGATCAGTTTTAATTTCGCAAGACCGAGTTCTCAAACGACTCTGTTCAGTCAAAGCCCGGACCAAGTTCTGAACCCCGTCGAATATGGTCGAATATTTCAGTTCAAAAATGTTGGTTACCATCAGTCATTTCGGTATTAGCAATGCTAATACGGTACCTAAATCAGCTAATTGTGACTTAATATCTGAGATGAATGAATCTTATATCGGAAACGAGAGcgacaaaaaaattcaaaatctaaaattgatttttctcaGTTTAAATTAAAgtgcgaataaaatatttgacgGTTCGCCAGAAAGCCAGCGCTTTAGCAATAGTGTTGACTTAAAGCTAAAATACTGGTCTTAAAATGGGCGAAGCAGCATGAATACAAATGGAGGGGATTGTAAATTCTCGATAAGAAATTTTACGAATCcttcaaaaaaattatttcaaaacacatCTTATTGACTGAGTTAATGCCAGTATAACTAGAAACATCGTGTCGCTCCCATCGAGAGCGCGTAAAAGTCGGTAGCGACGGTCGCGTCTCGTGGCAGAAATAGAACACGCGACTCTTTGCGACTGAATCATTATGGATGTGTCTTTAGGCTGGTCGGTAGAGGCATTACATGACTGGGGTCCGTTCTGCTCGATAGCTGTTCCAGGACTGTTCATGTTAGTACTCGAATTGGGTAGTTTTGAAATCGGCACGTTTTTAACAGGTAATTGTTATAGATGACATTAAGTACGTTGTTTCATAActagatttagaatttttaaatctaacggtttattttcaggtttattGGGCGTGATACCGTTAGACGCGCAAACGATTGTCTTTCAAATTGAAGGAATTTCGTATATGGTGAGACACAGTATACGTTTGATTTCGGAAATCTCTTAAATACATATCACTTTAACGTAATCATTCCAATTTCAATATCTGATCATTATCACAGATACCGTTAGGATTGTCGATTGCTGCTAATATGCGGATAGGCCAATTCCTGGGAAGCGGCGATGCGATCGGAGCGAAGCGCTCAGGTTTGACTTGCATCGCAATCGGAGGTATGTGCacaaatgaatattgttttgGCTAAAATATCTTTTCCATCCCGGATATCTATATGTCTATTTACTGTTTTAGTTTGCGGGGCTGCCATTATGAGTGTTCTATTAGCAACGTTACGCGAATACTTACCGATGATATTCACTGATGATAGGTTTGCAATTTTAAAGACTCCATCGTAACCGTTCATCGTAATGACGGACAAACTTATTCGTTAAAAAGACGatattctgattttgttgaatttttgcAGTGCTGTGATCAGCTACGCGGCAGATTTGCTTCCAATCCTGGCTACGTATATGTTATTCAACTGTATTCAGGTATGATTTGTATATTCTGAGTCCACAAGCAACAGGTCCAACTTTAATTCTGAAAAGTAACAATTTTGTTCACCATCTAACGCTCTCTACTAGAAAATAAAACGTTATTGCATCTAAAGtaaatcatgaaatatgaatttgtaTAGTAGTCAGCCAGCCAACCTTAAAAAACTATCCTAAAATTCGACGATCACGGCATTTTTTGTTACAGCTTGGCATCTGGGCTCATTTGATAGCAGAGTTTGTGGGCTATCATGTGTGGTGGATgccttttacaattttttcgttttttggcctacagggggcgttaaagtcagacattttgaaattaaaacatcttcattttcattcgtcAAGGAAATACACTTTAAACTACTTTTGCTAAATAATTCGAATATCTCATCTTGGGTTTGGAGTAATTTTACAATCTAAACCTTTTCTGAGTTGGGGGATTGCATCGCATATAGCGCAACGTTAATTTTATGCATACATTCATTTGTTACCTAGTTACAGCAGCAACAATCGTGTAATATTCACTTGAAAATAgcaatttcatatgaaatattcattttaaaggtTATTAGCTCAAATAGTGATGTtgttaatgttttttattgattattttgatatttctttaaaCTTACTTATAACTCGTATGTACTTGGTCAATATCGGGATTAACTGTTTATTGGTTTCTATGGTAACAGCAATTCAAATCTGCGTTCTTCATCCGTCAGGTACCGGTATTTTGGGCGTTGGGTCTTTTGTGACATTCCAAATGTTCTCAAACTTGCCTAAAGTCTTCGGCCATGTATTGGGCCGCTTATTACTACGTCTTGCTAACAATTGAATTGCAACAATGGTAACCATTGTTGCAATTGCAGAAAAATCGGGTAATTTGTCCACATTCTTGACGTAACCAATGGATTAATTGAGGATGTGTTTATCTAAAACCATATCTaatcttttttctttaaaattttaaaatcattccaTGTTCGTTCACGAGTAAATTATAACTAAACGTTGTCACCATGGTAACCATAAATTATAtgcatttatttgaaaaaattctttttttcccaTAAGATTTTCTCCCATATCTTTTGAACCCTTTCACCGAATTTGTCGAATGAAAGCTCATTTTTGAGGcaattccttgaattttccTTACTTCTAGGGCATGACATTAATCATCCTAACGTTGGAGTGTCTTGAATGATTTTTGTCAGGATATATGCTGTTCAGTGAAAATGATTGTCTTTCGAATATCGTGTAAATTGTTAGCATCCATATAAGCGGTTATTCGAGCAGCGTCAACACGCTCCAGTACCTTGGAGATAAACGGGAGGTTACTGACTGGACGGTAGTTTTTGAGCTCTGTTTTTTATCAACGCAGTCTTCATAGACACGGGAACGTATCCTTCCAACAACGATCTGTTAATAATGTCCAAATAGAGAGGAATGATGGCAGGTAGGATGGCTTTCAGCATCCAAGTAGGCAAAGCATCAAGCTCACATGACTAACTTGGCGATTTCCCTATTATTGATATAAGCTCTTTCTCCAAGACTGGCTCAAATTCCGCTAGCTCACAATCTCCAAAATGCATCGTTTCAGGACCCAAACACGAGTCTGGGAAAGATAGTCTAATCCTCTCAACTTTGTCAGCAAAGAAAGTTGCAAATCTATTTGCACCTTCTTCCCAATCATCACTATCTGGCAGCTTTCTACTAACATCTTTCAGAAGAAGTTCATCAAACACTTTCTGCATAGCTTTTCCATCCGAACCCTGCATCA carries:
- the LOC141902338 gene encoding zinc finger TRAF-type-containing protein 1-B-like isoform X1; amino-acid sequence: MKFEPACSESDSKLEDRLNGILRCTVCLDLPRVSMYQCTNGHLMCAGCFAHLLADARLNDETSTCPNCRCEISKNLCSRNLAAEKAVSELPAECRFCSDQLPRHMLENHEGEKCLERLTNCEYDKIGCPWRGPYHELKQHAEQCTHPKKTGAEIMESLNVRDLKRAEEMKVYNKIHSMLSYEKITFVDLQLRPYRTDDFITKLFYETSRFSAFNWQWVIKARVNDDMKNPALSTKRSLTYQLILKSRVANPFDVHYLIVQGPYGEMNVMPAIYKSRFSNENFESDYEPLPIGDSLECNKLLAAKTINLRLIMFQIQS
- the LOC141902338 gene encoding zinc finger TRAF-type-containing protein 1-like isoform X2, producing the protein MKFEPACSESDSKLEDRLNGILRCTVCLDLPRVSMYQCTNGHLMCAGCFAHLLADARLNDETSTCPNCRCEISKNLCSRNLAAEKAVSELPAECRFCSDQLPRHMLENHEGEKCLERLTNCEYDKIGCPWRGPYHELKQHAEQCTHPKKTGAEIMESLNVRDLKRAEEMKVYNKIHSMLSYEKITFVEGGCLDFRTSSETFMNENRLTLRLLITLCNNLVCGSYSIGKEKETWDFKILFFCFEIFELICVQSRKYLENSFHTSRSIVLPWQLFPEIFFLKITFINQSTLN